Sequence from the Fusobacterium sp. JB019 genome:
AAACCATCAATTTAGCTATCTCATTTAAATTTTCTCTAAATGTTTTTGTATCACTATTTTTGTCTCTTAAGTATGTAAGTTTGTGTTCGATTAATGGGTGTTTAATTTCAACTACTGCCATAGATCTCCTCCTGAATTATATAAATTTTTTTCATAAAAAAGCAGGACACAAGTCCTGCTTTTTCCTGCATCTTATTTATTAAGATTGTATTTTTTATTGAACTTGTCAACTCTACCAGCAGTATCTAAGAACTTAGCTTTACCTGTGTAGAATGGATGACATTTTGAACATACAGCTATTTTGATATCACCTTTAGCATAAGTAGATCTAGTTTGAAACTTTTCTCCACAAGTACATTCAACATTAACGATTTTATAATCTGGATGTATTCCTTTTCTCATTTTAAACCCTCCTTCAATAATAGACTTATTAATTTCACAAGAAATTGTATCATATTTACCTTGATTTTGCAAGTTATTTGTTCCTTGTAACAATTTTTTATAAAGTTTATTTCTTTAAGTTGAATTTTAGTATTTTTCATGTATAATTATATCAAGGAGGAGTTTATGAAAAAAAAATTTTATGCTTATTTTTTAGTTGATTCTAAAGAAAGCAATATAGTAGATACTTGGGAAAAATGTAAAAATGAAACAGCTGGTAAAAAATCAAGATATAAATCTTTTAAAACATATAAAGAAGCTGAAATGTGGTTGCAATCAGGAGCCAATTATGATAAGAAAATAAAACCTGCCCCACCTATTTTAAAAGATGGGATTTATTTTGATGCTGGTACTGGTAGAGGAATTGGTGTAGAAGTTAGAGTTACATTTAAAGACGGTAAATCTGTACTAAAAAAATATTTTCCCACTTTAGAAATAAATGAATTTGGAAATTATTTAACTCGTTCTGGAAAAACAAATAACTTTGGAGAATTAGCTGGAATGTATCTTGCACTTCATATTGCAATTGAAGAAAAAATAATGAATATATTTGGAGATAGTTCTCTTGTTATTAATTATTGGTCTAAGGGACTCATTAAAAACTCTGTTTCCCCAGAAACTCAACGTCTTGCAAAAAAAGTAAAACTAAAAAGAGAAATATTTGAAAAATTAGGAGGATCCATTGAACA
This genomic interval carries:
- a CDS encoding ribonuclease H family protein → MKKKFYAYFLVDSKESNIVDTWEKCKNETAGKKSRYKSFKTYKEAEMWLQSGANYDKKIKPAPPILKDGIYFDAGTGRGIGVEVRVTFKDGKSVLKKYFPTLEINEFGNYLTRSGKTNNFGELAGMYLALHIAIEEKIMNIFGDSSLVINYWSKGLIKNSVSPETQRLAKKVKLKREIFEKLGGSIEHISGDFNPADLGFHK
- the rpmE gene encoding 50S ribosomal protein L31, yielding MRKGIHPDYKIVNVECTCGEKFQTRSTYAKGDIKIAVCSKCHPFYTGKAKFLDTAGRVDKFNKKYNLNK